Proteins encoded by one window of Lycium barbarum isolate Lr01 chromosome 11, ASM1917538v2, whole genome shotgun sequence:
- the LOC132619802 gene encoding uncharacterized protein LOC132619802, whose protein sequence is MKNIGTQDWPQMVQFIEEYRPHNRIRLELWKCPHEGCFKCNTDEASRDNLGLCSAAFCVRNERGDLMEAGARKLQDTTNIVAEASAIQDGLEYCISNHLVPVVIESDSLTMINTVEEIWDSPWKISVEVRKIKQWSNKGYVQFAHILREGIALADYLPNMVFDFAGTIQFIVFRSYPQLLGRF, encoded by the coding sequence ATGAAAAATATAGGAACTCAGGATTGGCCTCAGATGGTTCAATTCATAGAAGAATACAGACCTCATAATAGGATTAGATTGGAGCTTTGGAAGTGTCCTCATGAAGGGTGTTTCAAATGCAACACTGATGAAGCTTCTAGGGATAATCTAGGATTATGTTCTGCAGCCTTTTGTGTAAGAAATGAGAGAGGTGATCTGATGGAAGCTGGTGCAAGAAAGCTGCAGGACACAACAAATATTGTTGCTGAAGCAAGTGCTATACAAGATGGTCTGGAATACTGTATCTCTAATCATCTGGTTCCTGTAGTTATAGAATCAGATTCATTGACCATGATCAATACTGTGGAGGAGATATGGGATAGTCCATGGAAGATTAGTGTGGAAGTAAGGAAGATCAAACAGTGGAGTAATAAGGGCTATGTGCAATTTGCTCACATCTTGAGAGAAGGCATTGCACTGGCAGATTATCTACCTAacatggtttttgattttgcaggtacaattcAATTCATAGTTTTTAGGAGCTACCCACAGCTGCTAGGAAGATTCTAA